In Amycolatopsis jiangsuensis, the following proteins share a genomic window:
- a CDS encoding PH domain-containing protein, protein MFAPRDPDEYLLDTERRVIRIRRHWSVLLWDTFEAAALLAVCVLISYLLPPSMWVVQNILWYVALVVVLRFAYVVVEWWVERLVVTDKRFVMTTGVFTTKVLMMPISKVTDLTYQRSAWGRMLGYGTMVVESAGQIQALNRIDYLPRPEEFYDTISELVFGDKQKQAERFSMIKAQRAARGKKLVG, encoded by the coding sequence ATGTTCGCGCCACGCGACCCCGACGAGTACCTCCTCGACACGGAACGACGGGTCATCCGGATCCGCCGGCACTGGTCCGTGCTGCTCTGGGACACCTTCGAGGCGGCTGCCCTGCTGGCGGTCTGTGTCCTCATCTCCTATCTGCTCCCGCCGTCGATGTGGGTGGTGCAGAACATCCTGTGGTACGTCGCGCTGGTGGTCGTGCTGCGCTTCGCCTACGTGGTCGTCGAGTGGTGGGTCGAGCGGCTGGTCGTCACCGACAAGCGGTTCGTGATGACCACCGGCGTGTTCACCACGAAGGTGCTGATGATGCCGATCAGCAAGGTCACCGACCTCACCTACCAGCGTTCGGCCTGGGGCCGGATGCTCGGCTACGGCACCATGGTCGTCGAGTCCGCCGGGCAGATCCAGGCGCTCAACCGGATCGACTACCTGCCGCGGCCCGAGGAGTTCTACGACACGATCTCCGAGCTCGTCTTCGGCGACAAGCAGAAGCAGGCCGAACGGTTCTCGATGATCAAGGCGCAGCGCGCGGCGCGGGGCAAGAAGCTGGTCGGCTGA
- a CDS encoding TetR/AcrR family transcriptional regulator: MANRSAPDRAEARAGWAAKIAALGEAGKTARPGKAPITVERIMDAAFGLIETEGFEALTMRRVAAALQTGPASLYAHVRNKAELDELLISAVCARVPLPEPNPAQWIEQMLDVCRALRDEFLRYPGISRAALAAAPDSLDALRLSEGMLTILLTGGVLPQPAAWAIDAAFLYVSAYCFEASLRFHPGSGLDQRVLDREDLVERYRMLPVDTFPSTVAHIRELTSGEGHERFEFTLTTLLRGLPMS; the protein is encoded by the coding sequence ATGGCCAACAGAAGCGCTCCCGATCGCGCCGAAGCACGTGCCGGCTGGGCCGCGAAGATCGCCGCGCTGGGCGAGGCGGGCAAGACCGCGCGGCCGGGCAAGGCCCCGATCACGGTCGAGCGGATCATGGACGCGGCCTTCGGGCTGATCGAGACCGAGGGCTTCGAAGCCCTGACGATGCGCCGGGTCGCCGCCGCGTTGCAGACCGGTCCGGCGTCGCTGTACGCGCACGTCCGCAACAAGGCCGAACTGGACGAACTGCTGATCAGCGCGGTGTGCGCGCGGGTGCCGTTGCCGGAGCCGAACCCGGCGCAGTGGATCGAACAGATGCTCGACGTCTGCCGCGCGCTGCGGGACGAGTTCCTGCGCTACCCCGGGATTTCCCGCGCCGCGCTGGCCGCCGCCCCGGACAGCCTGGACGCGCTGCGGCTCAGCGAAGGCATGCTGACGATTCTGCTGACCGGCGGCGTCCTCCCGCAGCCCGCCGCGTGGGCGATCGACGCCGCGTTCCTCTACGTCTCGGCGTACTGCTTCGAGGCCTCGTTGCGATTCCACCCCGGCAGCGGCCTCGATCAGCGGGTCCTGGACCGGGAAGATCTCGTCGAGCGCTACCGGATGCTGCCCGTCGACACCTTCCCGAGCACCGTCGCGCACATCCGGGAGCTCACCTCCGGCGAGGGACACGAACGCTTCGAGTTCACCCTGACGACGTTGCTGCGCGGACTTCCCATGTCGTGA
- a CDS encoding RecB family exonuclease — protein MKEQLGFDFGVEQPQRLTKVSPARLSTFDDCPRRYRLTYLDRPTPQRTGPWAHSTLGAVVHNALRALFDLPVVKRTPQRAMALVAEHWKDAGFADDEQAARYRARAKGWVAEYVEDHDVSEDPVGLERWVSAPVSTSGGRPSMIIEGRADRIDQRQGELVVVDYKTGRRAPDEHEARASQALAMYAVASARTLRLPCTTVELHHLPTGTVAAAEHTPETLRRHLERAEQTAGDLRLATDTLDAGGDGDVLFPARPERRCSWCDFRPSCAVGREIGPAAQPWDLLAP, from the coding sequence GTGAAGGAACAACTGGGGTTCGACTTCGGGGTGGAGCAGCCGCAGCGGCTCACCAAGGTGTCGCCGGCGCGGCTGAGCACGTTCGACGACTGCCCGCGCCGCTATCGGCTCACCTACCTGGATCGGCCGACGCCGCAGCGCACCGGGCCGTGGGCGCACAGCACCCTCGGTGCGGTGGTACACAACGCTTTGCGCGCGTTGTTCGACCTGCCGGTGGTCAAGCGCACCCCGCAGCGGGCGATGGCGCTCGTCGCCGAACACTGGAAGGACGCCGGTTTCGCGGACGACGAGCAGGCCGCGCGGTACCGGGCGCGGGCGAAGGGCTGGGTCGCGGAGTACGTCGAGGACCACGACGTGAGCGAGGATCCGGTCGGCCTCGAACGGTGGGTGTCCGCGCCGGTCAGCACGTCCGGCGGCCGGCCGTCGATGATCATCGAGGGGCGGGCCGACCGGATCGACCAGCGGCAGGGTGAACTCGTCGTGGTGGACTACAAGACCGGGCGGCGTGCCCCCGACGAACACGAGGCGCGGGCTTCGCAGGCGCTGGCCATGTACGCGGTGGCGTCGGCGCGCACGTTGCGTCTGCCGTGCACCACTGTCGAGCTGCACCACCTGCCCACCGGCACGGTCGCGGCGGCCGAGCACACCCCGGAAACCTTGCGCAGGCACCTGGAACGCGCCGAACAGACCGCCGGAGATCTGCGCCTGGCCACCGATACCCTGGACGCGGGCGGAGACGGCGACGTGCTGTTCCCCGCCCGGCCCGAGCGCCGCTGCTCCTGGTGCGACTTCCGCCCGAGCTGCGCCGTGGGCCGGGAAATCGGCCCGGCCGCGCAGCCCTGGGACCTGCTCGCACCGTAG
- a CDS encoding MFS transporter — MTSPDVQERPPGAFRSLRAAWVALAGLSAVFLFEMMSNTVLNVALPSIGRELAAPTVALQWVTNGYSVVFGGLMLVFGVVADRLGRRRVMLIGLVLLGLASLATAAVTTTGELIAVRAVLGLAAAMTTPGTMAMAFRLFGEEGLRVRAITLISTVGMVGLAIGPTVGGFVLSFAPWQVLLLVNVPIVVLAIVGIRIGVPADDPADLHRAPVDLPGGVLGTATIVLALVAPTLFVDSGAGSWAPWAAVAGVVVAAILFVLRERSARHPLLDLSLVAVAKVSGGLAYKAAAGLGNAGLAYLVTLQLQLDLGWPPALASIGMLPQVVVLIAGGPFVHRFVEWAGIDRAAWISAGSIVTGLAVYTLFGNLGYPGVAAALVLVAAGMRVVGAAAGVNVLDGLPRNRTSTGAALVDTAAEVTAALGVAVVGTVLAALFAGNVAAGHWSPEQNGQFHEAVTVSGAVLTVVSAALVGWAMRRTRPGLVPTTTPATAN; from the coding sequence ATGACTTCCCCTGACGTCCAGGAGCGTCCACCCGGCGCGTTCCGTTCCCTGCGTGCGGCCTGGGTCGCGCTGGCGGGCCTCTCCGCGGTCTTCCTGTTCGAAATGATGAGCAACACCGTCCTCAACGTCGCGCTGCCCTCGATCGGGCGCGAGCTCGCCGCTCCGACAGTCGCCCTGCAGTGGGTCACGAACGGCTACTCGGTCGTGTTCGGCGGCCTGATGCTGGTGTTCGGCGTGGTCGCCGACCGGCTCGGCCGGCGTCGCGTGATGCTCATCGGCCTGGTGCTGCTCGGCCTCGCGAGCCTCGCGACGGCGGCCGTCACCACCACCGGTGAACTCATCGCCGTCCGCGCTGTGCTGGGTCTCGCGGCCGCGATGACCACGCCCGGAACGATGGCGATGGCCTTCCGGCTGTTCGGCGAGGAAGGTCTGCGGGTCCGGGCGATCACGCTGATCTCCACCGTCGGCATGGTCGGGCTGGCGATCGGTCCGACTGTCGGCGGCTTCGTACTTTCCTTCGCCCCGTGGCAGGTCCTGCTGCTGGTGAACGTGCCGATCGTGGTGCTCGCGATCGTCGGGATCCGGATCGGCGTCCCGGCCGACGACCCGGCCGATCTGCACCGCGCGCCGGTGGACCTGCCTGGTGGCGTGCTGGGCACCGCGACGATCGTGCTCGCGCTCGTCGCGCCGACCCTGTTCGTCGATTCGGGCGCCGGATCCTGGGCACCCTGGGCCGCCGTCGCCGGCGTCGTCGTGGCGGCGATCCTGTTCGTCCTGCGAGAGCGCTCGGCCCGGCACCCGCTGCTCGACCTTTCGCTGGTCGCCGTGGCGAAGGTCTCCGGCGGCCTCGCCTACAAGGCCGCCGCCGGGCTCGGCAACGCCGGGCTCGCCTACCTGGTGACGCTGCAGCTGCAGCTCGACCTGGGCTGGCCGCCCGCGCTCGCGTCGATCGGCATGCTGCCCCAGGTCGTCGTGCTGATCGCAGGCGGGCCATTCGTCCACCGGTTCGTCGAATGGGCCGGCATCGACCGGGCCGCGTGGATCAGCGCCGGATCGATCGTCACCGGACTCGCCGTCTACACGCTGTTCGGCAACCTCGGCTATCCCGGCGTGGCCGCCGCGCTGGTCCTCGTCGCCGCCGGAATGCGCGTGGTCGGCGCCGCCGCCGGCGTCAACGTCCTGGACGGCCTGCCCCGCAACCGCACCTCCACCGGTGCGGCGCTGGTCGACACCGCCGCCGAGGTCACCGCCGCACTCGGCGTCGCCGTGGTCGGCACTGTGCTCGCCGCGCTGTTCGCCGGAAACGTTGCCGCCGGGCACTGGAGCCCCGAGCAGAACGGGCAGTTCCACGAGGCGGTCACCGTCTCCGGTGCGGTGCTCACCGTCGTTTCCGCGGCACTGGTCGGCTGGGCGATGCGCCGCACCCGCCCGGGCCTCGTGCCCACCACAACCCCGGCGACCGCGAACTGA
- a CDS encoding MarC family protein, with product MAFADFFDAKLFISATITLVVIMDPPGTVPVFLSLVGRKPMAVRVKAARQAVLVSLLVITLFAVAGQAILAYLGIGIPALQGAGGLLLLLIALQLLTGKDGSEPEAADDVNVALVPLGTPLLAGPGAIAATIVFVRQANGHLGAYIALGLAIIAVHFVLYTCMRFSGVVIRLIKESGITLLAKIAGLLLAAIAVELVANSVKGFISGAG from the coding sequence ATGGCCTTCGCGGATTTCTTCGACGCCAAGCTGTTCATCAGCGCCACGATCACGCTGGTGGTCATCATGGACCCGCCCGGTACGGTTCCGGTGTTCCTGAGCCTCGTCGGCCGCAAGCCGATGGCCGTGCGGGTGAAGGCTGCGCGACAGGCGGTCCTGGTGTCGCTGCTGGTCATCACGCTGTTCGCGGTGGCGGGGCAGGCGATCCTGGCCTACCTCGGCATCGGGATCCCGGCGCTGCAGGGCGCGGGTGGGCTGCTTCTGCTGCTCATCGCACTGCAACTGCTGACCGGCAAGGACGGCAGCGAACCCGAGGCGGCCGACGACGTCAACGTCGCCCTCGTCCCGCTCGGCACGCCGCTGCTCGCCGGTCCCGGTGCCATCGCGGCGACCATCGTGTTCGTCCGCCAGGCCAACGGGCACCTCGGCGCCTACATCGCGCTCGGCCTGGCGATCATCGCCGTGCACTTCGTGTTGTACACGTGCATGCGGTTCTCCGGGGTGGTGATCCGGCTGATCAAGGAAAGCGGCATCACCCTGCTGGCGAAGATCGCCGGTCTGCTGCTGGCCGCGATCGCGGTGGAACTGGTGGCGAATTCGGTGAAGGGCTTCATCTCCGGCGCGGGATAG
- a CDS encoding NUDIX hydrolase translates to MAHLERCVGGIVVDDLGRLLLIQRGHDPGKGLWSLPGGRVEKGETDAEAVVRELREETGLDVTPHTLIGAVVRGHYAINDYECTVSSGTLTAGDDAADARWVDSAELVAMHTAGRLTEKLFVTLRDWGALPRTCPRDAHSG, encoded by the coding sequence ATGGCGCACCTCGAACGCTGCGTCGGCGGCATAGTGGTCGACGACCTGGGCAGACTCCTGCTCATCCAGCGTGGGCACGACCCCGGCAAGGGGCTCTGGTCACTGCCCGGCGGACGGGTCGAAAAGGGCGAAACGGACGCCGAAGCAGTGGTCCGGGAGCTGCGTGAGGAGACCGGTCTCGACGTGACTCCGCACACACTGATCGGCGCCGTCGTCCGCGGTCACTACGCGATCAACGACTACGAATGCACGGTCTCCTCCGGCACACTCACAGCCGGCGACGACGCCGCCGACGCACGCTGGGTCGATTCCGCCGAACTGGTCGCCATGCACACGGCCGGCCGCTTGACGGAGAAGCTTTTCGTGACTTTGCGTGACTGGGGTGCCCTGCCCCGGACGTGCCCCCGCGACGCCCATTCCGGATAG
- a CDS encoding PHP domain-containing protein — protein MRIDLHAHSTASDGTDSPAELVGAAACAGLDVVALTDHDTTAGWEPAAAALPAGLTLVPGAELSTVSVDPDTGYRISVHLLAYLFDPTAPALVAEQTRLRAERRTRLRAMAERMAADGLPVDADEIMGLLPADSPAGRPHLAQALVRAGLVDSVDEAFAHYLSSRRGYYVARRDTPVEEAIDMIAAAGGVTVIAHPFAYSRGATISEDTLAGLARRGLTGVEAQHPNHDPDTRVRTRELAAELGLVHTGSSDYHGTNKTIALGQETTEPDQFEELVGRASGYQVVKG, from the coding sequence ATGCGCATCGATCTGCACGCCCACTCCACCGCCTCCGACGGTACCGACAGCCCGGCCGAGCTCGTCGGCGCCGCCGCGTGCGCCGGTCTCGACGTGGTCGCGCTGACCGACCACGACACCACCGCCGGATGGGAACCCGCCGCCGCGGCGCTGCCCGCCGGGCTCACCCTCGTCCCCGGCGCCGAGCTGTCCACGGTGTCGGTCGACCCGGACACCGGCTACCGGATCAGCGTGCACCTGCTGGCCTACCTGTTCGATCCGACCGCGCCCGCGCTCGTGGCCGAGCAGACGCGCCTGCGTGCCGAACGGCGCACCCGGCTGCGGGCGATGGCCGAGCGGATGGCCGCGGACGGCCTGCCGGTGGACGCGGACGAGATCATGGGCCTGCTGCCCGCCGACTCGCCGGCCGGGCGCCCGCACCTGGCGCAGGCGCTCGTGCGTGCCGGTCTCGTCGATTCGGTCGACGAGGCGTTCGCGCACTACCTGAGCAGCCGCCGCGGCTACTACGTGGCGCGGCGTGACACCCCGGTCGAAGAGGCCATCGACATGATCGCGGCGGCCGGCGGCGTCACCGTGATCGCGCATCCGTTCGCCTACAGCCGAGGCGCCACGATCAGCGAAGACACCCTGGCCGGCCTGGCCCGGCGCGGCCTCACCGGGGTCGAGGCGCAGCACCCGAACCACGATCCGGACACCCGGGTGCGCACCCGTGAGCTGGCGGCCGAGCTCGGGCTGGTGCACACCGGTTCGAGCGATTACCACGGCACGAACAAGACGATCGCGCTCGGCCAGGAAACCACCGAACCGGACCAGTTCGAGGAGCTGGTGGGCCGGGCGAGCGGGTACCAGGTCGTGAAGGGCTGA